In Candidatus Oleimmundimicrobium sp., one genomic interval encodes:
- a CDS encoding LemA family protein has product MSLVWVVLLILFVVIVLSVIATYNRLITLRNRIDNAWAQISVQLKRRYDLIPNLVETVKGYAAHEKEVFEKVTKARTQAIQAGNIKEQASAENMLTQTLKSLFAVAEAYPELKANQNFMMLQEELAGTESKIAYARQFYNDTVMRFHTLIQSFPSNVVASIFGFKERDYFEIEETSRESVEVKF; this is encoded by the coding sequence ATGAGTTTAGTATGGGTAGTTCTTCTTATTTTATTTGTAGTTATTGTTTTGAGCGTTATCGCGACCTACAATCGTTTAATTACTTTAAGAAACAGAATAGATAATGCCTGGGCTCAAATCAGTGTTCAGCTTAAGCGCCGCTACGATTTAATTCCTAACTTGGTTGAGACGGTTAAAGGTTACGCTGCTCACGAAAAAGAAGTTTTTGAAAAGGTTACAAAGGCGAGGACTCAAGCAATCCAAGCGGGAAATATTAAAGAACAAGCGAGTGCGGAGAATATGCTCACCCAGACCCTGAAATCGCTTTTTGCGGTTGCCGAAGCTTATCCGGAACTTAAGGCAAATCAGAATTTTATGATGCTTCAAGAGGAATTGGCCGGAACCGAGAGTAAAATTGCTTATGCCCGTCAGTTTTATAATGACACAGTTATGAGGTTTCATACGCTAATTCAGTCTTTCCCCAGCAATGTTGTTGCTTCCATTTTTGGTTTCAAAGAGCGCGATTACTTTGAGATAGAAGAAACTTCCAGAGAGTCAGTTGAAGTAAAGTTTTAA